The Halobellus sp. MBLA0158 genome has a window encoding:
- the rfbB gene encoding dTDP-glucose 4,6-dehydratase produces MPNRDSILITGGAGFIGSNLTRAAIERFEEVYVLDNLTYAGNIRNLHSVEDKITFIEGDIREHEIVSEIYEQVEVVVNLAAESHVDRSIKSGIPFLQSNVEGAYVLMELLQEHDVDRFIQMSTDEVYGSIEEGEFSEGDPLDPSSPYSASKASADLFVNACWETYDLPITIVRPTNIYGPRQHPEKLIPKFTLRALSGDRLPLYGDGSNVRQWLYVKDFCNALLQIVDHDTDGIYNVAGPERRSNIEVTKAILERVGASESLIEFVADRAGHDKRYAIDDSKLQEEIGFDPQYGFAAGLDETIEWYRKHRDSYQ; encoded by the coding sequence ATGCCCAATCGCGATAGCATCCTTATAACGGGCGGTGCGGGGTTCATCGGGTCGAATCTCACCCGTGCTGCCATAGAGCGTTTTGAAGAGGTATACGTGCTAGATAATCTAACGTACGCTGGGAACATACGGAATCTTCATTCTGTTGAGGATAAGATCACCTTTATCGAAGGAGATATTCGAGAACACGAAATTGTTTCCGAGATATACGAACAGGTGGAGGTAGTTGTCAACTTGGCTGCAGAATCCCACGTAGATCGAAGTATTAAATCCGGAATTCCCTTTTTACAATCGAATGTAGAAGGTGCGTACGTTTTGATGGAGTTGCTCCAAGAACACGATGTCGACCGCTTCATTCAGATGTCGACCGATGAGGTATACGGAAGTATCGAAGAGGGTGAATTCAGCGAGGGAGATCCGCTAGATCCGAGTTCACCATATTCGGCCAGTAAAGCGAGTGCAGACCTTTTCGTTAACGCGTGTTGGGAGACATATGATCTTCCGATAACGATAGTTCGACCGACGAACATCTACGGTCCGCGTCAACACCCAGAGAAACTGATTCCAAAATTCACGCTCCGTGCGCTCAGCGGAGACAGACTTCCCCTATATGGTGACGGATCAAACGTCCGTCAGTGGCTCTACGTGAAGGACTTTTGTAATGCGCTCTTACAGATAGTCGACCACGATACAGACGGGATATATAACGTCGCTGGACCGGAACGTCGAAGTAATATTGAGGTTACAAAAGCGATACTCGAACGCGTCGGTGCCTCCGAATCTCTCATCGAATTCGTTGCAGATCGTGCTGGACATGATAAACGATATGCGATTGACGATTCGAAACTTCAGGAAGAAATAGGATTCGACCCCCAGTACGGGTTCGCAGCAGGGCTCGATGAAACAATTGAATGGTATAGAAAGCACCGAGATAGTTATCAGTGA
- a CDS encoding glycosyltransferase family 4 protein has translation MKICFATDKTPAYRIGGAERLCFEVGRELVSRGHDVHMTSRRFSDDQPDTEVIDGVEVHTYGWKPDAGNSVINFAWSHADFLRTLRKIDADIYHNTPPSPLTGITNFVARERGSGFTIGLAHEQDYDRGHWSEKSAWRRLQYFRALRNADARVALADYMQSELADAFGLDSTTIYLGHPVPDSVPQFAEKENKVIWMARLVPWKNPERFIELADRVADTDWTFHLIGGGSDEYRAELEEMTNSVDGIVFEGSVPSGEDTEWFRRAKLFVDTSKSSGFSNTFIQAWLQRTPVASLHLDPDSFIESENAGIPPQPFDEFCSRVEDVLSNQEKLKRLSQNTAFAEDVFGIDVVASQYEQLFRGVVDSAH, from the coding sequence GAGCGTCTGTGCTTCGAAGTTGGCCGAGAACTCGTGTCCAGAGGACACGATGTCCATATGACGAGTAGACGGTTCTCTGATGACCAACCCGATACAGAGGTTATTGATGGCGTTGAGGTTCATACCTACGGATGGAAACCCGACGCGGGAAACAGCGTAATCAACTTCGCGTGGTCTCACGCCGACTTCTTGCGTACGCTTCGAAAGATCGATGCCGACATCTACCACAACACGCCGCCGTCTCCTCTCACTGGTATCACGAACTTCGTAGCCAGAGAACGGGGTAGTGGATTTACCATCGGATTGGCCCACGAACAGGACTATGATCGCGGCCACTGGAGTGAGAAAAGCGCGTGGCGTCGACTCCAGTACTTCCGGGCTCTCCGGAATGCGGACGCCCGCGTCGCCCTCGCCGACTATATGCAATCAGAGTTGGCGGATGCCTTCGGGCTCGATTCGACCACTATCTATCTCGGACATCCAGTTCCGGACTCGGTACCACAGTTCGCGGAGAAAGAAAATAAGGTTATTTGGATGGCAAGACTGGTCCCTTGGAAGAATCCGGAGCGATTTATTGAACTCGCAGATCGGGTTGCAGACACGGACTGGACGTTTCATCTTATTGGCGGCGGAAGCGATGAGTACCGGGCAGAATTGGAAGAGATGACCAACAGTGTCGATGGAATCGTGTTCGAAGGAAGTGTGCCTTCCGGAGAGGATACGGAATGGTTTCGGCGGGCCAAACTGTTCGTGGATACTTCGAAGTCAAGCGGATTCTCGAATACATTCATCCAAGCGTGGCTCCAACGCACCCCGGTGGCATCCCTCCACTTAGACCCTGACTCGTTTATTGAGAGCGAAAATGCGGGGATCCCGCCACAACCGTTCGACGAATTCTGTTCGCGAGTCGAGGATGTGCTTTCGAACCAGGAAAAGCTGAAGCGGCTCTCTCAGAACACCGCATTTGCAGAAGACGTCTTCGGTATTGACGTCGTCGCTAGCCAGTACGAACAATTGTTCCGCGGCGTGGTCGACTCCGCTCACTGA